Proteins from one Hemibagrus wyckioides isolate EC202008001 linkage group LG16, SWU_Hwy_1.0, whole genome shotgun sequence genomic window:
- the fryb gene encoding protein furry homolog isoform X4, with protein sequence MPKEDAVPSDTNSFDAQSQDSIVLVQMANLSMDMFTPGDFKGKFRKIQPKKRPTIIREETPASPLGKPPLPQVSTSPGERKGLPAIMPLTVDPESKPGEYVLKSLFANFTLLSERKIRIIMAEPLEKLLTKSLQRGEDHQFDQVISTMSSLAEYCLPSILRTLFDWYKRQNGLEDESHEYRPRANTKSKNDEQQKDYLLERRDLAIDFIFSLVLIEVLKQIPLHPLLDGLIQEVVNLAFKHFKYKEGYTGPNTSNMHLVADLYAEVVGVVAQSRFPAVRKKFISELKELRQKEQSPYVVKSIISLIMGIKFFRIKMYPVEDFEASFQFMQECAQYFLEVKDKDIKHCLAGLFVEILVPVAASVKNEVNVPCLRNFVESLYDTTLDLSSRKKHSLALYPLVTCLLCVSQKQVFLNRWHVFLNNCLSNLKNKDQKMARVALESLYRLLWVYMIRIKCESNTATQSRLTSIISTLFPKGSRSVVPRDMPLNIFVKIIQFIAQERLDFAMKEIICDLLSVGKSAKAFSLNPERMNIALRAFLVIADSLQQKDGEPPMPNTGATLPSGNTLKKKKTYLSKTLTEEQAKLIGMALYYSQVRKAIDNILRHLDKEVGRCMMLTNVLMLNKEPEDMITGERKPKIDLFRTCVAAIPRILPDGMSKPELIDLLARLTVHMDIELRLIAQNSLQSLLLDFSDWREDVLFGYTNFLLREVQDTQQGLQDTSVKLLLQLLTQWRLALQAPGKRSAEAGGSSRLPVERSPHSTVLHAVEGLALLLLCSCQTSTRKLAVTVLREIRLLFTAIGQAEDDDKPMIEVMDQLSPIVLDSFVHVAVSDSATLPLSHHVDLQWLVEWNARLVNSNYDVKSPSHVWIFAQSVKDPWVLCLYSFLRQEHLPKHCPMALSYAWPYAFTRLQLLMPLVDPNSPVYAKKTSTAGPTDSYVTLWRNYLILCLGVAKPSIMSPGHLRASTPEIMATTPDGSVTYDNKQVIGTPSVAWLLKQLVPLMRLESIEITESLVLGFGRTNSLVFRELVEELHPLMKEALERRPENKKRRERRDLLRLQLLRIFELLADSGVISDSTNGALERDSLALGALFLEYVDLTRMLLEAENDKELEILKDIRAHFSGMVANLIQCVPVHHRRFLFPQQSLRHHLFILFSQWAGPFSVMFTPLDRYSDRNHQITRYQYCALKAMSAVLCCGPVFDNVGLSTDGYLYKWLDNILGCHDLRVHRLGCEVVILLLELNPDQSNLFNWAVDRCFTGSYQLASGCFKAIATVCGSRNYPCDLVTLLNLVLFKSSDTSREIYEISMQLMQVLEAKLSVYSTRIVGQKSGNILYGTHGPLPPLYSVSLSQLSNQLACMYPELTLPLFSEVSQRFPTTHPNGRQIMLTYLLPWLNNIELVDTGLLPPASSPCTPEEEGQKHADGMGLSHPLRGSGWGSLQATSLILNNLMYMTAKYGDELAGPEMENAWNALVTNEKWSNNLRITLQFLISLCGVSSDTTLLPYIKKVVIYLCRNNTIQTMEELLFELQQTDPVNPVVLHCDNPPFYRFAASSKISAVASGTTSSSNTVVAGQEIIQDTDEAKIARENEERFSKAARAHNRLESRYSNSSGGSYDEEKNDPLPPYAGWLLSVLESNRPHPLPMPINGGCWAPLVDYLPETITPRGPLHRCNIAVIFMTEMVVDHSVREDWALHLPLLLHALFLGLDHYRPEVFEHSKRLLLHLLIALSCNNNFQVIASVLLVTREISDNKTLTIKSSFQPEYLQTGGLDFLREWQASPVADSGMSSSSTSSSVSLGGSMGNLPQITAELEDLEESPTESEEKTNKLIEFLTTSAWSTVLSLCRAFGPLWCHEDITPKNPNSKSAEQLSNFLRHVVSVFRESKSDFHLEQQLSDVALQTALCSSSRHYAGRSFQIFRALRQPLSAHAVSDLLSRLVEVVGEHGDEVQGYVMEVLLTLESVVDSLAECLKNSDLMAALTRSSSPDFLVSGKLSSNRKSTGQLNLTQDGTAERNRHQRSYSVPKKFGESGEHSSSDPPRSATLDRIQACTQQVLARSARSASSTSSARADASANPTELSHASHPANLLATVFWVAVSLMESDFEFEYQMALRLVHKLLARVPLEQPENRERLDKLQAQLKWSGFSGLQQLLLKGFTSPATNDLTLQLFCQLTPVSRVPVVDISQSIGFPLNVLCLLPNMVQHFDSPTQFCKESAERIAQVCLEEKEKNAKLSHLAHVMTLYKTRSYTRDSFSWVSVVCRYLHEAFSDITLSMVTYMAELLDKGLPSMQQPLLQIIYSLLSHMDLAAIQVKAFNVEVLKTIEKFVHTAHWKEALNVLKLVVSRSASLSLPSYAHGDLANLEVSRMMWDGSSKALPGKTLEFHFDISETPVIGRRYDELQGRGGRDGKARAITVTRSTSSTSSGSSSNPVLVPVSWKKPQSSQKRTREKLVNVLSLCGQEVGLSKNPSVIFSSCGDLELMERQPSQVSSEDGTREDTLDDTASEQQFRVFRDFDFLDVELEDGEGESMDNFNWGVRRRSLDSTDLTELLEESQHSDSTPSLGPLDPQHDSDDSSEEESNSTSQSLSHHSQLTMNLSPSEDTNHTDSLSTSYDTSADPHSLSATTPGMGMSFPDDTIIPPPLPEDERGNVQEDDLSFCVSELPPGFDCGSSFTLDIPSEPDRSEMDQSFLHGYSYGEERDDLDELGFPPPPSPFFSAILAAFQPTVCDDAEEAWRTHISQLLSDSDGSCAVYTFSIFYSLFQNIQEKFCSLTSDAAGYLGDGLKGIGAKFMRSSQMLNTCFDCPMLFVDADTIMSCGLLGSMKFGVLELQEYLDTYNSREDAAITWFQNCKSTFPKCPDDGVITCQPGDTEEKQLELCQRLYKLHFQLLLLFQCYCKLISKVSAINSVPELMNMSRELGELKANLRLAAGVVSNQEGQQQSRFQPSFTTSEAAVQAVLECLRNRQYTTAVCHIRQCRQLWPNDIFGCNSEDEVQTLLNIYFRHQSLGQTGMFALVGSEQDVGRVSTELMELSSEIRDMIRRAQDSRLISSCLPDSSASAVSL encoded by the exons CGTCGCCTTTAGGTAAGCCCCCTCTTCCACAAGTAAGCACCAGTCCGGGTGAGAGAAAAGGGCTGCCTGCCATCATGCCACTCACCGTGGACCCCGAGAGCAAACCGGGCGAGTATGTGCTCAAGAGCCTCTTCGCCAACTTCACCCTGCTTTCAGAGCGCAAGATACGCATCATCATGGCAGAGCCACTG GAAAAGCTGTTGACCAAATCTCTACAGaggggagaagatcaccagttTGATCAG GTTATTAGCACTATGAGTTCTCTGGCTGAATACTGCTTGCCCTCGATCCTGCGTACACTCTTTGACTGGTACAAGCGACAGAATGGCCTAGAGGACGAGTCTCATGAGTACCGACCTCGAGCCAACACCAAGTCCAAAAA TGATGAACAACAGAAGGATTATCTGCTGGAAAGGAGAGATTTAGCAATAGACTTCATATTTTCTCTGGTTCTCATTGAAGTTTTAAAACAG ATCCCTCTTCACCCTCTTCTGGATGGACTCATTCAAGAAGTCGTTAACCTGGCCTTCAAGCactttaaatataaagaagg ATATACAGGGCCAAACACATCCAACATGCACCTTGTGGCTGATCTTTATGCTGAAGTGGTTGGGGTGGTGGCTCAATCCAG GTTTCCTGCAGTAAGGAAGAAGTTTATATCAGAGCTGAAGGAGCTCAGACAGAAGGAACAAAGCCCTTATGTAGTCAAGAGCATCATAAGTCTCATCATGGGGATCAAGTTCTTCCGCATTAAGATGTACCCAGTGGAAGACTTTGAAGCTTCATTCCAGTTCATGCAG GAATGTGCCCAGTACTTCTTAGAGGTGAAGGATAAAGACATTAAGCACTGTCTGGCTGGTCTCTTTGTGGAGATATTGGTCCCAGTGGCAGCT AGCGTGAAGAATGAGGTAAATGTGCCATGTCTGCGGAACTTCGTGGAGAGTCTGTATGACACCACCCTGGACCTCTCTTCCAGGAAGAAGCATTCTCTG gCCTTGTATCCGTTGGTAACATGTttgctgtgtgtcagtcagaaGCAGGTGTTTCTCAACCGATGGCATGTCTTCCTCAACAACTGCCTGTCCAATCTCAAG aaCAAGGATCAAAAAATGGCTCGTGTGGCACTGGAGTCATTGTATCGGCTACTGTGGGTCTACATGATCAGGATCAAATGTGAGAGCAACACAGCCACACAGAG CCGTCTGACCTCCATCATTTCCACACTGTTCCCTAAAGGATCTAGAAGCGTCGTCCCTCGAGACATGCCTCTCAACATCTTTGTCAAAATAATCCAgtttattgcacag GAAAGACTGGATTTTGCTATGAAGGAAATTATCTGTGACCTACTCAGTGTTGGCAAATCAGCTAAGGCGTTTAGTCTTAATCCTGAG AGAATGAACATTGCTCTGAGAGCATTTTTGGTCATAGCGGACAGCCTGCAACAGAAAGACGGTGAGCCACCCATGCCCAACACCGGTGCTACACTGCCCTCAGGAAACaccctgaagaagaagaagacctaCCTGAGCAAGACTCTAACAGAAGAGCAGGCTAAGCTCATTG GTATGGCACTGTACTACTCACAGGTGAGGAAGGCCATTGATAACATCCTGAGGCATTTGGATAAGGAGGTGGGCCGCTGTATGATGCTTACCAATGTGCTGATGCTCAACAAGGAACCAGAGGACATGATCAC TGGTGAGAGGAAGCCAAAGATTGACCTGTTCAGGACATGCGTGGCAGCCATTCCCCGCATCCTTCCAGACGGCATGTCAAAACCCGAACTTATTGACCTGCTAGCAAG GCTGACAGTCCACATGGATATTGAGCTCCGTCTAATTGCCCAGAACTCTCTCCAGAGTCTGTTGTTGGACTTCTCTGATTGGCGAGAGGATGTTCTGTTTGGTTACACAAACTTTCTGCTGCGGGAGGTGCAGGACACACAGCAGGGGCTACAGGACACTTCAGTAAAattactgctgcagctactcaCCCAGTGGAGACTGGCACTCCAGGCTCCAGGCAAGCGCTCAGCAGAG GCAGGTGGGAGCTCCAGGCTGCCAGTGGAACGCAGCCCTCACTCCACGGTGCTGCACGCCGTCGAGGGTTTGGCCCTGCTTCTGCTCTGTTCTTGCCAGACAAGCACACGCAAACTTGCAGTAACTGTGCTCAGAGAGATCCGCTTGCTTTTCACAGCCATTGGCCAGGCAGAG GATGACGATAAGCCAATGATCGAGGTGATGGACCAGCTCAGCCCCATAGTTCTTGACAGCTTTGTCCACGTGGCTGTGTCTGATTCA GCTACTTTGCCGCTGAGTCACCATGTGGACCTACAGTGGCTGGTGGAGTGGAATGCACGTTTGGTCAACAGCAACTATGACGTTAAGAGCCCATCTCATGTGTGGATTTTTGCCCAGTCAGTGAAGGACCCCTGGGTTCTGTGTCTTTACAGTTTTCTCCGACAGGAACACCTGCCAAAACACTGTCCCATGGCTCTGAGCTATGCATGGCCCTATGCCTTCACACGTCTGCAGTTGCTTATGCCTCTAGTAGACCCCAA TAGTCCAGTATATGCCAAAAAGACAAGCACAGCAGGGCCCACTGATAGCTATGTGACCCTGTGGAGGAACTACCTAATTCTGTGCCTGGGTGTTGCCAAGCCGAGTATCATGAGCCCGGGTCACCTGAGGGCCTCCACCCCTGAGATTATGGCTACCACTCCTGATGGCAGCGTCACATATGATAACAAG cAGGTGATTGGAACTCCCTCAGTAGCCTGGCTTCTCAAGCAGTTGGTTCCCCTCATGCGCCTTGAGAGCATTGAGATCACAGAGTCTCTAGTGCTGGGCTTTGGCCGGACTAACTCCCTCGTGTTCAG ggagctagtggaggAACTCCATCCACTCATGAAAGAAGCCTTAGAACGAAGACCAGAG AATAAGAAGCGTCGGGAAAGGAGAGATCTTCTGAGGCTGCAGCTGCTCCGTATTTTTGAGCTGCTGGCTGACTCAGGGGTCATCAGTGACAG CACTAATGGTGCATTAGAGAGGGATTCTCTGGCACTGGGTGCTCTTTTCCTGGAGTACGTGGATCTGACACGCATGCTCCTGGAGGCAGAGAACGATAAAGAGTTGGAGATCCTGAAGGATATCAGAGCTCATTTCAGCGGTATGGTGGCCAACCTCATCCAGTGTGTGCCAG TGCACCACAGGCGATTCCTGTTTCCCCAGCAGAGTCTGCGGCATCACCTCTTCATTTTGTTCAGCCAATGGGCCGGTCCCTTCAGTGTCATGTTCACTCCTCTGGACCGATACAGTGACCGCAACCACCAGATCACACGCTACCAATACTGTGCTTTAAAG GCTATGTCTGCCGTGTTATGTTGTGGGCCAGTCTTTGATAATGTAGGTTTGTCTACTGACGGCTATCTCTACAAGTGGCTAGACAATATCCTTGGGTGCCATGATCTGCGG GTGCATCGATTAGGCTGTGAGGTGGTCATTCTCCTCCTCGAGCTGAACCCAGATCAATCAAACCTGTTTAACTGGGCAGTGGATCGCTGCTTCACTGGCTCCTACCAGCTGGCCTCAGGCTGCTTTAAAGCCATTGCCACAGTGTGTGGGAGCAG aaACTATCCATGTGACCTTGTTACACTGCTGAACTTAGTGCTTTTTAAATCATCTGACACCAGCAGAGAGATCTATGAAATCTCCATGCAGCTTATGCAG gttttGGAGGCAAAGCTGTCTGTGTACTCTACAAGAATTGTGGGCCAAAAGTCAGGGAACATCTTGTATGGAACCCATGGCCCTTTGCCTCCCCTTTacagtgtgtcactctcacagctctctaACCAGCTTGCCTGCATGTACCCAGAGCTCACTCTCCCCCTCTTCTCAg AGGTCAGCCAGAGATTTCCCACCACTCATCCCAATGGAAGGCAGATAATGCTCACGTACCTGCTCCCTTGGCTGAACAACATTGAGCTGGTAGACACAGGTCTCCTACCCCCTGCCTCCAGTCCCTGCACACCAGAGGAGGAGGGGCAAAAGCATGCAGATGGCATGGGCCTCTCACACCCGCTTAGAGGCAGTGGCTGGGGATCGCTGCAGGCCACTTCTCTCATTCTCAACAACCTCATGTACATGACTGCCAAG TATGGTGACGAGCTTGCAGGCCCAGAGATGGAAAATGCATGGAATGCTCTAGTGACCAATGAGAAATGGAGCAACAATCTGAGAATCACGCTGCAGTTCCTTATTAGTCTGTGTGGAGTCAGCAGTGACACCACGCTTCTGCCTTAT ATAAAGAAAGTAGTGATCTATCTGTGTCGTAACAACACGATTCAGACCATGGAGGAGCTGCTGTTTGAACTTCAGCAGACTGACCCTGTGAACCCTGTAGTGCTGCATTGTGATAACCCACCTTTCTACCGATTCGCAGCCAGCAGTAAGATCTCTGCTGTGGCCTCAG GGACAACATCCAGCAGCAACACTGTTGTAGCAGGGCAGGAAATCATCCAAGACACGGATGAGGCAAAGATTGCTCGTGAAAATGAGGAGAG gtttagTAAAGCTGCACGGGCACATAACCGGCTAGAGTCACGTTACAGTAACAGCTCCGGAGGCTCCTATGATGAGGAGAAAA ATGATCCTCTTCCCCCATATGCTGGCTGGCTACTCAGTGTGTTGGAGAGTAACCGGCCTCATCCTTTGCCTATGCCAATTAATGGAGGTTGCTGGGCTCCGCTAGTGGACTACCTGCCTGAAACTATCACACCTAGAGGGCCTCTCCACAG GTGTAACATAGCGGTGATCTTCATGACAGAGATGGTGGTGGATCACAGTGTGCGAGAGGACTGGGCTCTGCATCTGCCCCTCCTGCTGCATGCCCTCTTCCTCG GTTTAGATCACTACCGGCCTGAGGTTTTTGAGCACAGCAAGCGGCTGCTTCTACATTTGCTCATTGCTCTCTCCTGCAACAACAACTTCCAGGTCATTGCTTCTGTGTTGCTGGTCACCAGGGAGATCAGCGACAACAAAACACTTACCATTAAATCCAGTTTCCAGCCTGAATACCTGCAAACAG GTGGTCTGGACTTCCTACGAGAGTGGCAGGCATCTCCTGTGGCAGATTCAGGCATgagctcctcctccacctcctccagtGTGAGCCTGGGGGGCAGTATGGGGAACCTCCCTCAGATCACAGCTGAACTTGAGGATCTGGAAGAGTCTCCAACTGAGTCTGAGGAGAAGACCAACAAACTCATTGAGTTCCTCACAACCAG TGCCTGGAGTACTGTCCTGTCATTATGCAGGGCCTTTGGACCTCTATGGTGCCATGAGGACATCACACCGAAGAACCCTAACTCCAAGAGTGCGGAGCAACTCAGCAACTTCCTGCGTCATGTGGTGTCCGTGTTCAGGGAATCCAAGTCAG ACTTCCACCTGGAACAACAGTTGAGCGATGTGGCACTGCAGACAGCTCTGTGTAGCTCATCGCGCCACTATGCCGGTCGCTCCTTTCAGATCTTCCGAGCCCTCAGGCAGCCACTATCTGCCCACGCTGTCTCAGACCTGCTGTCACGCCTGGTCGAAGTGGTGGGAGAGCATGGAGATGaggtacag GGCTATGTGATGGAGGTGCTGCTCACTCTGGAGTCAGTGGTGGATAGTTTGGCTGAATGCCTCAAAAACAGTGACCTGATGGCAGCATTGACTAG ATCCTCATCTCCAGACTTTCTGGTGAGTGGGAAGCTCAGCTCTAACCGCAAGAGCACAGGCCAGCTCAACCTGACACAGGATGGTACAGCTGAGCGCAACAGACATCAGCGGAGTTATTCCGTGCCCAAAAAGTTTGGTGAGAGTGGTGAACATTCATCTTCTGACCCTCCGCGCAGTGCCACCCTGGACCGCATTCAGGCCTGCACCCAGCAAGTCTTGGCCCGTTCAGCTCGCAGTGCTTCATCCACTTCGTCTGCCCGTGCAGATGCTAGTGCCAACCCAACAGAGCTAAGCCACGCCAGTCATCCTGCCAACCTATTAGCCACAGTCTTCTGGGTGGCTGTTTCTCTCATGGAGTCTGACTTTGAGTTTGAGTACCAAATGGCGTTGCGGTTGGTGCACAAGCTACTGGCACGAGTACCCCTTGAACAGCCCGAGAACCGTGAGCGCCTCGACAAGCTCCAGGCTCAGCTTAAGTGGAGTGGTTTCTCTGGCCTGCAGCAGCTTCTACTAAAAGGCTTTACCTCACCAGCCACCAACGACCTtacactgcagctcttctgtCAGCTTACACCTGTGTCTCGAGTTCCTGTAGTGGACATATCTCAGTCTATAG GTTTCCCTCTGAACGTACTTTGTCTGCTGCCTAACATGGTGCAACACTTTGACTCCCCAACGCAATTTTGCAAAGAGAGTGCCGAGAGGATAGCTCAG GTATGtctggaggagaaggagaagaatgcAAAACTTTCTCACTTGGCTCATGTGATGACTCTGTACAAAACCCGCTCATACACCAGAGACTCATTTTCCTGGGTCAGTGTGGTCTGTCGCTATCTGCATGAGGCCTTCTCTGACATCACACTCAGCATGGTCACATACATGGCTGAG TTATTGGATAAAGGTTTACCCAGCATGCAACAGCCCCTGCTGCAGATCATCTACAGCCTTCTAAGTCATATGGACCTGGCAGCCATTCAGGTCAAAGCCTTCAATGTGGAGGTGCTCAAAACCATCGAGAAGTTTGTACAT ACTGCTCACTGGAAGGAGGCCCTTAACGTGCTGAAGCTAGTGGTGTCTCGCTCAGCCAGCTTGTCCCTGCCATCCTATGCTCATGGGGATTTGGCCAACCTGGAAGTGAGCCGCATGATGTGGGATGGCTCATCCAAAGCCCTGCCTGGCAAAACACTGGAGTTCCATTTCGATATTTCTGAG aCACCGGTGATTGGACGTAGGTATGATGAACTGCAGGGTAGAGGAGGTAGAGATGGGAAAGCCCGTGCCATTACAGTGACCCGTAGCACCTCGTCTACATCATCTGGCTCAAGCTCAAACCCAGTTCTGGTGCCTGTGAGCTGGAAGAAGCCACAGTCCTCACAG AAACGAACACGTGAGAAGCTGGTGAACGTGCTTTCTCTGTGCGGCCAGGAGGTCGGCCTCAGCAAGAACCCATCT gtGATCTTCTCCTCCTGTGGTGATCTGGAACTGATGGAACGGCAGCCCAGCCAGGTGTCTTCAGAGGATGGCACACGAGAGGACACTCTAGATGACACTGCCTCTGAGCAGCAGTTTCGAGTCTTTCGGGACTTTGACTTCCTTGACGTGGAGCTGGAAGACGGGGAG ggtgaGAGCATGGACAACTTTAACTGGGGAGTACGGCGGCGCTCTCTGGATAGCACAGACTTGACGGAGCTACTGGAGGAAAGCCAGCACTCAGACAGCACACCCAGTCTCGGGCCGCTTGATCCCCAACACGACTCAGACGACTCATCCGAGGAAGAGTCCAACTCCACCAGCCAGAGCCTCTCACATCACTCGCAGCTT aCAATGAATCTGTCTCCTTCAGAGGACACCAATCATACTGACTCTTTGTCCACCTCCTATGACACCTCGGCGGACCCACACTCTCTGAGTGCAACCACACCAGGCATGGGGATGTCTTTTCCAGATGACACCATTATTCCACCG CCACTGCCTGAAGATGAGCGCGGTAATGTGCAGGAAGACGACCTGTCATTTTGTGTGAGCGAGCTGCCTCCGGGATTTGACTGCGGTTCCAGCTTCACTCTGGATATTCCATCAGAACCTGATCGGTCAGAGATGGACCAAAGCTTCCTGCATGG CTATAGTTATGGAGAGGAGAGGGATGATTTGGACGAGCTGGGTTTTCCTCCACCCCCATCACCCTTCTTTTCCGCCATCTTAGCTGCCTTCCAGCCCACAGTGTGCGATGATGCTGAGGAGGCATGGCGCACACACATCAGTCAGCTGCTGAGTGACTCAGATGGTTCATGTGCTGTGTATACCTTCAGCATCTTCTACTCCCTGTTCCAG AACATCCAGGAAAAGTTTTGCTCCCTAACCAGTGATGCTGCTGGCTACCTTGGAGATGGCTTAAAGGGCATTGGAGCAAAGTTCATGAGGTCATCTCAGATGCTAAACACATGTTTTGACTGCCCCATGCTTTTTGTGGATGCGGATACC atCATGTCCTGTGGGCTTTTGGGCAGTATGAAATTTGGTGTTTtggagctgcaggaatatctggaCACTTACAATAGCAGAGAAGATGCAGCCATCACA TGGTTTCAAAATTGCAAGTCAACATTTCCCAAGTGTCCTGATGATGGGGTGATCACCTGTCAACCTGGAGACACAGAAGAAAAG CAACTGGAACTGTGTCAGCGTCTGTACAAACTGCACTTTCAGCTCCTGCTCCTATTTCAGTGCTACTGTAAACTGATCAGTAAAGTCAGCGCTATCAACTCTGTGCCAGAG